Part of the Dehalococcoidia bacterium genome is shown below.
CCCCAGCCCGAGGAGACGAGAGAGGACAAGCCGATTGTGCTGGCCCAACGTGGGCGCTGGGGTCTGGGGGGTGGGGGTCCCGTCCAACCGCCAAGGGGAGCCGGGATATAGGCGACGGCCCGCTTGAGGGTGGGGCACGGCCCGCCAAAAGCGGCGGGCCCGCAGGTGGGGGTCTGAGAAAAGGCCGGGGGCATCGTAGAGGGGGGCAGCTGGCACCCCCACCCGGATGAGGTTCCCCCACACATCCTCCTGCTCCTGCTGCGAGGTCCACTGGGCTAGCACATGATCCAGCTCATCCTGGCGTGCCAGGCGTTCCTCCGTCGTCAGGGAGGCCATATGGAGCAGGGGTTCCCCTGCCAGCTTACAGAGGGCCTGCCACTCCTCGTCGGTGCGCACGGCGATGGCTACCCAGCGGTCCTCCCCTTGGCAGGGGTAGATGCCATGGGGGGCCCATATGGGGTGGCGGTTGCCCATGGGCCCCTGCACACGTCCATTCCACACGTAGTCCAAAATATAAGGGGCCATGAAATAGGTGGTGGACTCCCGCTGCGAGAGGTCGATATGGATGCCGCGGCCTGTGCGCCGACGATAATGGAGGGCAGCTAATACGGCAACAAACCCATGGAAGGCGGCCAGGGGGTCGGACACGTTGATGCCTGCGTTTTGCGGTGTGCCGTCCTCGTATCCGGTGAGGCTTATGAGCCCGCTAGTAAGGTCGTTGGTGGCGCCATAGCCCACGTAATGTCGCTCGGGGCCGGTGAGGCCTTGGGTGGGCATGGAGAGATAGATGATGTCGGTGCGCCTCCTCCTCACTGCTGAGTAGTCCAGGCCGAAGGGGGCCAGGGCCCCTGGCGACAAGTTCTCGATGATGATATCGCAGCGGGCGGCTAGTTCTTGGGCCAACTCGCGTCCCCGCGGGTGGTCCAGGTTCAGGCAGACCCCCCATTTACCCCGGTTGCGGTCGTTGAAATAGGCGTGCCGGTTCCAGGGCTCCTCCCCTGGCTGGCCGTTAGGGTACACCCCTTCGGCCGGGTGGGAGGGGCGGGCGGGGCCCCGCATGAGGTCTGGGCGACGGGCCGTCTCCAGCTTTATCACCTCTGCCCCCGCCTCCGAGAGAAGACGGCCGCACAGTGGCCCAGCCCACACCACTGCCATCTCTAGCACCCTTATCCCCTTCAGGGGCGGGGAAGGGTGTGGGGGAAGACCAAGGGGGAGGGGCAGTAGCGTGCGGGCCTGCTTACTGTGACGCCCAAGGGAGGGGGCTAAACAGGGACGCCACTCCACACCTTTGGCACGGAAGGGGGCGTAGGGGAGGGTGAGCTCCCCGGCCTGGGGATGACGCACCTTCCGGAAGAAGCGACGGGCCCGCAGCTGACGGGATTGCAGTAGGTCGTCCACCCGGTGCAGATAGCCAAAAGGCAGGCCGCGGCGCTGGGCCTCCTCCACCACCTCCTCTCGTCCCTTGTCGGCCAGCCAGCTCAGGATGGCGGCGTGCATCTCATCGGCGTAGCGAGTGCGGGCAGACATACTCTGGAATTTAGGGTCGTCCAGGGGTGGGCCTACCCATCTTAGGAACTCCTGGTAGGCCTGGGCCAGACCGGTGATAACTCCCACGTAGCCGTCGCGGCAGGGGTAGATGCCCCATCCGGCCACTCCCCCCAGATTGCCTCGCCGCTGCCAGACCACTCTACGGTAGGACCAGATCATGGGGGCGTGCTCCATGGTGGTAAGGGCCGCTTCCCATATGGAGAGGTCCACGAGGGCGCCACAACCCTCCTGGTAACGGCGCCAAAGGGCGGCCAAGGCAGCCCCCGCCGCCAGCTGTCCTGCTGCCAGCTCCGGGATGGGGAGACCCACCCGCAGAGGCGGGCGATAGGGCTCCCCTGAGATATACGAAAGCCCCATAAGGGCTTGGAGGGTCAGATCGGTGGCCGGCAGCTCCTTATATGGGCCTGTAACGCCAAAGGGGGTCACCACCACCACAACGTGGCCGCGGCGCGCCCAGCGACGGACCCCTAACCTACGTGCCCACTCCCTGTCCGCCAGGATGATATGACAAGCGGCGGCTAGCCGGCGGGCAACCCCTGGCCCCTCCATCACGCTTTTCTTGCCGCCGTTGTAGAAGAGGTGGTAGGCGCTCTTTTCCTTGTGGGGTACATCGCCGGGGAAGGGGCCCACAAGGCGCAGGGGGTCGCCCTCCGCCGGCTCCAGCTTCCACACCTCTGCCCCCAGACGGGCCAGAAGGTGGCCAGCATAGGCCAGGGCTAGCCCCTGCCCGGCCTCCAGGACGCGCACGTCCGACAGCCAGGTGGCCATGGACCTAGACGGTGATGCCGTAGATACGCTGGGCCTCCCTCTTCAGCTCGCCCCGGAAGTCCGGGTGGGCTACGGCGATGAGCTCGCCTATGCGCTCCCGCAAGGTCTTGCCCCTCAGGGTGGCGATGCCTTGCTCGGTGACCACGTAGTCCACCAGCGTGCGGGGCACGGTCACGGCCGTCCCCTCTGGGAGCACGGGGACGATGCGACTCCGCCTTTGGCCATCGATCATGTGGCTGGAAGGGAGGACGCTGATTGAGCGGCCGCCAGGAGAGTAGCGGCCAGCGATCATGAAGGCCAGCTGGCCGGCTGTCCCCGTCCAGATCTGAGGCCCAATGCCCTCGGAGGCCACTTGCCCTGTGAGGTCCACCATAAGAGCATTGTTGACGGCCACGAAGTTCTCGAACCGGGTGAGCATACGTATGTCATCGGTGTAGCCGAAGTCGTATAGCTCGAAGACGGGGTTTTCATG
Proteins encoded:
- a CDS encoding CoA transferase, with product MATWLSDVRVLEAGQGLALAYAGHLLARLGAEVWKLEPAEGDPLRLVGPFPGDVPHKEKSAYHLFYNGGKKSVMEGPGVARRLAAACHIILADREWARRLGVRRWARRGHVVVVVTPFGVTGPYKELPATDLTLQALMGLSYISGEPYRPPLRVGLPIPELAAGQLAAGAALAALWRRYQEGCGALVDLSIWEAALTTMEHAPMIWSYRRVVWQRRGNLGGVAGWGIYPCRDGYVGVITGLAQAYQEFLRWVGPPLDDPKFQSMSARTRYADEMHAAILSWLADKGREEVVEEAQRRGLPFGYLHRVDDLLQSRQLRARRFFRKVRHPQAGELTLPYAPFRAKGVEWRPCLAPSLGRHSKQARTLLPLPLGLPPHPSPPLKGIRVLEMAVVWAGPLCGRLLSEAGAEVIKLETARRPDLMRGPARPSHPAEGVYPNGQPGEEPWNRHAYFNDRNRGKWGVCLNLDHPRGRELAQELAARCDIIIENLSPGALAPFGLDYSAVRRRRTDIIYLSMPTQGLTGPERHYVGYGATNDLTSGLISLTGYEDGTPQNAGINVSDPLAAFHGFVAVLAALHYRRRTGRGIHIDLSQRESTTYFMAPYILDYVWNGRVQGPMGNRHPIWAPHGIYPCQGEDRWVAIAVRTDEEWQALCKLAGEPLLHMASLTTEERLARQDELDHVLAQWTSQQEQEDVWGNLIRVGVPAAPLYDAPGLFSDPHLRARRFWRAVPHPQAGRRLYPGSPWRLDGTPTPQTPAPTLGQHNRLVLSRLLGLGEEELEALERDGVLAYRPMGA